Proteins found in one Silene latifolia isolate original U9 population unplaced genomic scaffold, ASM4854445v1 scaffold_20.1, whole genome shotgun sequence genomic segment:
- the LOC141638253 gene encoding putative plant SNARE 11 gives MSSLSSISEALGDLDGQISDMFRALSNGFQKLEKIKESSRQSRQLEELTDKMRDCKRLIKDFDREVKEMESMNDANTSRILNEKKQSMIKELNSYVAMKKQYATNLENKRADLFEGPNEGAGEGNVLLASSMTNQQLVDHGHQMMDETDQAIDRGKKIVQETIGVGTETAAALKAQTDQMSRIVNELDSINFSIKKASKLVKEIGRQVATDKLIMAFLFLIVMGVIAIIIVKIVNPNNKDIRDIPGLAPPAQTRKLLSYDDFRGYSHS, from the exons ATGTCGTCGTTGTCGTCGATCAGCGAAGCTTTGGGGGACCTCGATGGTCAAATCAGCGATATGTTCCGTGCATTATC AAATGGGTTTCAAAAATTGGAGAAGATCAAAGAGTCTAGCCGACAGAGCAGGCAGTTGGAAGAGCTCACTGATAAGATGCGGGATTGCAAAAG GCTTATTAAAGATTTTGATCGAGAAGTAAAGGAAATGGAAAGCATGAATGATGCGAACACAAGCAGGATATTGAATGAGAAAAAACAATCAATG aTTAAAGAGTTGAATTCTTATGTCGCTATGAAAAAGCA GTATGCGACCAATCTTGAAAACAAACGGGCTGATTTATTTGAAGGACCTAACGAAGGGGCTGGAGAAGGAAATGTTTTGTTGGCTTCCT CTATGACAAATCAGCAACTTGTTGATCATGGACATCAAATGATGGATGAAACCGATCAAGCTATTGATAGAGGGAAGAAG ATTGTTCAAGAAACAATTGGGGTTGGAACAGAAACTGCAGCAGCTCTTAAAGCACAG ACTGATCAAATGAGTAGGATAGTTAACGAGTTGGACTCAATTAACTTCTCGATCAAGAAGGCTTCAAAGCTAGTTAAGGAAATTGGTCGGCAG GTTGCTACTGATAAGTTGATTATGGCCTTCCTCTTCCTTATAGTAATGGGAGTTATAGCCATTATAATTGTCAAG ATTGTGAATCCAAACAACAAAGACATCCGGGACATTCCTGGATTAGCCCCACCAGCCCAAACGCGAAAATTGCTTTCATATGATGATTTCCGAGGTTACTCTCATTCTTGA
- the LOC141638536 gene encoding uncharacterized protein LOC141638536: protein MESTPVGRRTRLQQAIKDKELSEEKKQRWFNARNKWRKRMNKDVNLGVVNNVNDDCGEEGIKVNNAVGTNSVNHNISVGENRSLGGADNDHNSNEKSKVVCDGNVEDSDDSLQILEEKWNPDYCYESHSSVTASDSDGETIGYCEGAEDEVRSSRKTLGLSSQQVFGLGSSSSGKDKKEISDAKVDGEDSNGNILKRKDRHKKRRISNIGVFRRFDGLFLPKEPENNARQQDFVSRRTRSHLKPKLSWEKRGNGTFSHPVTIDDGSSSCSDGDELRNNHVSDNTTSCENGTSGKRGPSGRINKPEVSAESKDDKGGENVVKRKRGRPPKNRNGEKQVGFKRKTHSLKTNEVENIMLNTISENRNARLEIFESSVSEGYLPLKFRFPVHNSLPEKSDEVENIMLNTISDNGNARLETIESSVSEGYLPLKFRFPVHNSLPEKSDDEEQIERLFNDLDFSLQACDAGCSVSLPDKEDDNVLVYESDVVPTELCRQGKHNLILEDEIGIRCKFCSFVKIEIRDITPAFHNNPFGRIRKQEPP from the exons atggAGTCTACACCGGTAGGTAGAAGAACGCGTCTTCAACAAGCCATAAAAGATAAGGAGTTGAGTGAGGAAAAAAAGCAGCGATGGTTCAATGCTAGAAATAAGTGGAGGAAGAGGATGAACAAAGATGTTAATTTAGGGGTAGTTAATAATGTCAATGATGATTGTGGAGAGGAGGGTATTAAGGTTAATAATGCTGTTGGGACGAATTCCGTTAACCACAATATTAGTGTTGGGGAAAATCGTAGTTTAGGCGGTGCTGATAATGATCATAATAGTAATGAAAAGAGCAAAGTTGTTTGTGATGGGAATGTCGAGGATAGTGATGATTCCTTGCAAATACTTGAAGAGAAATGGAACCCTGATTACTGTTATGAAAGTCATTCATCAGTAACTGCTTCTGACTCCGATGGTGAGACTATTGGTTATTGTGAGGGAGCTGAAGATGAAGTAAGGAGTTCCAGAAAAACACTTGGATTATCTTCACAGCAAGTATTTGGTTTAGGCTCTTCATCTAGTGGAAAAGATAAAAAAGAGATTAGTGATGCTAAGGTGGATGGAGAGGATTCTAATGGTAATATATTGAAGAGAAAAGATAGACATAAAAAACGAAGAATCTCAAATATTGGTGTTTTTCGTAGATTTGATGGGTTGTTTTTGCCTAAAGAACCTGAGAACAATGCTCGACAACAAGATTTTGTGAGTAGACGAACAAGGTCTCACCTCAAACCCAAGTTGTCTTGGGAGAAAAGAGGGAATGGTACTTTTAGTCACCCTGTCACCATTGATGATGGATCATCTTCCTGCTCAGATGGTGATGAATTGCGGAACAATCATGTCTCCGACAACACCACGTCTTGTGAAAATGGTACCTCGGGAAAGAGAGGTCCGTCAGGCAGGATTAATAAGCCTGAGGTTAGCGCAGAGTCCAAGGATGACAAGGGAGGTGAGAACGTTGTCAAGAGAAAAAGAGGGAGGCCTCCTAAGAATAGGAATGGTGAGAAACAGGTTGGGTTTAAAAGGAAAACACATAGTTTGAAGACTAATGAGGTTGAGAACATTATGCTTAACACAATCTCGGAGAATCGAAATGCCAGGTTGGAGATCTTTGAATCTTCTGTAAGTGAAGGGTATCTTCCCTTAAAGTTCAGATTCCCGGTCCATAATTCACTGCCCGAGAAGTCCGATGAGGTTGAGAACATTATGCTTAACACAATCTCGGATAATGGAAATGCCAGGTTGGAGACCATTGAATCTTCTGTAAGTGAAGGGTATCTTCCCTTAAAGTTCAGATTCCCGGTCCATAATTCACTGCCAGAGAAGTCCGATGATGAAGAACAAATAGAAAGGCTCTTCAATGATCTAGATTTTTCTCTTCAAGCTTGTGATGCTGGTTGTTCAGTTTCTCTCCCG GACAAAGAAGACGATAATGTTCTTGTCTATGAAAGTGATGTTGTGCCAACGGAGTTGTGCCGTCAAGGAAAGCACAATTTGATTCTTGAGGATGAAATTGGAATTAGGTGCAAATTCTGCTCATTTGTGAAGATTGAAATAAGAGATATCACACCAGCTTTT CACAACAATCCATTCGGGAGAATTAGAAAACAAGAACCACCATAG